In a genomic window of Epinephelus lanceolatus isolate andai-2023 chromosome 3, ASM4190304v1, whole genome shotgun sequence:
- the nansa gene encoding N-acetylneuraminic acid synthase a produces MPLEFELCPGRMIGGSHPCFIIAEIGQNHQGDIEIAKQMIKMAKDCGADCAKFQKSELDYKFNKQALERPYNSAHSWGKTYGDHKRHLEFSHEQYRELQEYAKEVGIYFTASGMDEMAVEFLHELNVPFFKVGSGDTNNFPYLEKTAKKGRPMVVSSGMQSMETMRQVYKIVKAHNPNFAILQCTSAYPLEAEDVNLRVIAEYQKEFPDIPIGYSGHESGTSISIAAVALGAKVVERHVTLDKTWKGSDHAASLLPSELAELVRSIRLVERALGNGIKKMLPCEKACHDKLGKSLVAKVKIPKGTTLTQDMLTVKVAEPKGVAPEDIFELVGKTVTEDVEEDESVLPEVVDQYCKKKKC; encoded by the exons atgcctctagaGTTTGAGCTGTGCCCCGGAAGGATGATCGGAGGAAGTCACCCGTGCTTCATCATAGCCGAAATTGGACAAAACCACCAGGGAGACATTGAGATTGCCAAGCAAATGATAAAAATGGCAAAG GACTGTGGTGCTGACTGTGCCAAATTCCAGAAAAGTGAATTAGACTACAAATTCAACAAGCAGGCCTTGGAGCGCCCCTACAACTCTGCCCACTCCTGGGGAAAAACCTACGGAGACCACAAGCGCCACCTGGAGTTCAGCCATGAGCAGTACAGGGAGCTGCAGGAATATGCCAAGGAAGTAGGGATCTACTTCACTGCCTCAGGGATGGACGAG ATGGCAGTGGAGTTTCTCCATGAGCTCAATGTGCCTTTCTTTAAAGTGGGCTCTGGAGACACCAACAACTTCCCCTATCTGGAGAAGACTGCCAAGAAAG GACGTCCCATGGTGGTGTCCAGCGGGATGCAGAGCATGGAGACGATGCGTCAGGTCTACAAAATAGTGAAGGCGCACAACCCAAACTTTGCCATCCTGCAGTGCACCAGCGCCTACCCTCTGGAAGCTGAGGACGTCAACCTCAGAGTGATAGCG GAATACCAGAAGGAATTTCCAGACATTCCCATTGGGTATTCTGGCCATGAGTCTGGGACCAGCATTTCAATTGCAGCTGTAGCTCTGGGGGCAAAGGTCGTGGAGCGCCATGTAACCTTGGACAAGACGTGGAAAGGAAGTGATCATGCGGCCTCGCTGTTGCCCAGTGAGCTTGCAGAGCTGGTTCGTTCAATCCGACTGGTGGAGAGGGCGCTGGGGAACGGCATCAAAAAGATGCTACCCTGTGAGAAGGCGTGCCATGATAAG CTGGGAAAATCCTTGGTGGCCAAGGTGAAGATCCCCAAAGGAACCACTCTGACTCAGGACATGTTGACGGTGAAGGTGGCCGAGCCTAAGGGCGTCGCGCCTGAGGACATCTTCGAGCTGGTTGGTAAGACTGTGACGGAGGACGTGGAGGAGGACGAGAGCGTCTTGCCAGAGGTGGTGGATCAGTACTGCAAGAAGAAGAAGTGCTGA